Below is a window of Cydia splendana chromosome 3, ilCydSple1.2, whole genome shotgun sequence DNA.
TAGGTACCGTCGTTTCTTATCGACCTAGAAATGGACAGGAAATTGTCAGTCGGCGAATCTCTCGAATCTCTAatttatttcccgaatcgcgccgagtgTCAGGTATCAATTGTTATTGCTTTTTTTTAGCTTGTGCAAAAGAGGACTAGCTGATCATTACTTAtgatctgtctgtctgtctatactgtctttttatgtaacatacgagcacaaaatgctgtgtcttacagctacatgttattactattttaatattaatgtaGGCGGTAgtttgaacatgtcatgctcgcttaaaagtctttgcttacggtggcgtccttgatcgggtcgccactttcccgaatgaaggttgagggaggcgatggctgagatacacgtcatactcgtgaacgggtactgtttgtggagactggtctgtttaagctaacacgagctattataattagtaactttatttttattaattaattacagtgagacgcctcattctgacctcgtatgtttcttttctttcaatgaatgtgttataattatacaggattttgactcttATATAcatcagattttttttgtgtttttgtctgtattttttttatattagtattataggttttttatgtaattcgacattaagagaccatatacatctctaagtaattgtaatacattagtttgaattgttagttttattttataaaaatgtggatgtattgttattttattatttttgcttgtatgtaaattcaatgatgacgtgtaaaagtgcccttgtggcctatttgctgaataaatgttgatgtttgatgttgatgatgtttgatgtttataATTTCCAGAATGCTGGTGCCGCGAAGCAGCAGATTCGTGGGGCGGGCCGCTGGGGTACCGCGCGATGGCAACGGCGGGACTTCTGCTGAACGTGGCCGGACTGGTGGCCTGCGGATTCGTACCGATGTATGTCGTGCCCTTCGTTTACGGTGTCGCAGGAGGTAAAGAGCAAATATGAGGGATTTATACATGAAATTGTCTTAGACAGGAGAATCAAAGATTAATTTTATGGAATTGATTTTTGTTTCAGGCCTCGGCTCATCACTAATATCGGCACAAATAGATGCCGTTGTATTTGACACCTACGACTCGCATCTTGGAATCGTTCGTGGATTGTGTCTCGCAGGGCAGGCAATCGGGCAGTCGCTCTTTCCTCACATTATAACCGCCTTGATCGATAACTATGGATACTCGTACGCACACATACTTCTCGGCGGAATAATGCTCCAAACTTTGCCAGCTGTTATGCTACTCAAAGTAAATCCTACTGCTACAAGACCTGTCTCATTCTCTAGGTACAGTGATCTCTCAAAAACGTATGCAATCTACAGCAATGAAATCGAAAATGAATGTTACTCAAACGAAATGCAATTACACGACATGGGCAAAAAGTGCTGGAAAAGTCCGTCTGACGACAACTTGCATCGGGGGGAGGTGATGAGGATTGATGCCGGCGAGTCGTACACTACGACCACCATAACACCGCCTAATAGTCCAGAAGACACGAGAAGGAATGTCTTTGGGATCAACATTCTGCCCGACATTCTAGAAGAAACTGAAGAGAGCGAAGAAGACGAAGATGATCATAGTAATATTAAAGAAACTGAtataaataagaataataagaGATATACTGCAGCCATAACGAGACTGAGTACAATAAGCGATAATTTAGACGATTATATAACGAGACAAGGCAGAAGAGATTCTGAAAGTGACCGGGAATACGAGAAAAGTAGAGAATATTCGGAAATAGAAGTGACGTACGACAATGTTTCACCTATTACAGATATACAAAgggaaaaaataatgaaatcatTCAGTTTCCGTTGTGAATCTGCGTACGCTAGAATACGAAGAAGGCTTTGGATGCCCTCGTACAGAATGTACAGAGTACGCAGGAAACTGCAATTCACGTTGTACAGTATCCATGACACTTTCATAAAACCTTTGACGAGGTCACTATGCTCTTGGAGATTTTATCCTGCCCTACTTCTTAGCTTTTCTCATTTAAGTTTGTTAGCGATATCACTAGTGCTTCTGCCAATGGTCGCCTCCCATGTTCGTCCGAAGATCACTATGACAGAGTCAAATTTTTTGATGTCTCTCCATGGGTTTACTTGGCTTTGTTTCCTATTGAGTACGCCATGGCTCACCGAAACGCCTAAAAGGAATTTCAAATATGTCGCAGTGCTCGGGCTTATTATATCTACTCTTGCATGTTTTGGTACGTATATTAGGTACTTCTCTTTATtgaggggcccacagattacctaccatttcgccggacgatatcgtcaggtgacaagcaaaactc
It encodes the following:
- the LOC134806475 gene encoding uncharacterized protein LOC134806475; protein product: MEIEARSQDSVWRWSLLFSVVLLNVCLPNLVLSYGVVLLHAVQLGVPTWLGLSTPITHILTYGLTQCWCREAADSWGGPLGYRAMATAGLLLNVAGLVACGFVPMYVVPFVYGVAGGLGSSLISAQIDAVVFDTYDSHLGIVRGLCLAGQAIGQSLFPHIITALIDNYGYSYAHILLGGIMLQTLPAVMLLKVNPTATRPVSFSRYSDLSKTYAIYSNEIENECYSNEMQLHDMGKKCWKSPSDDNLHRGEVMRIDAGESYTTTTITPPNSPEDTRRNVFGINILPDILEETEESEEDEDDHSNIKETDINKNNKRYTAAITRLSTISDNLDDYITRQGRRDSESDREYEKSREYSEIEVTYDNVSPITDIQREKIMKSFSFRCESAYARIRRRLWMPSYRMYRVRRKLQFTLYSIHDTFIKPLTRSLCSWRFYPALLLSFSHLSLLAISLVLLPMVASHVRPKITMTESNFLMSLHGFTWLCFLLSTPWLTETPKRNFKYVAVLGLIISTLACFVLAASVSHDMFSIGCVVAGLGFGAISSCWEGAVQDFVGVRKWPKLRSTLETVSAVLLVTFFVSVCLCTDMENDLNLYIFILGIILSVVTFVWTIIAAVSIYNTTIKMCLFNRFR